The following proteins come from a genomic window of Parambassis ranga chromosome 4, fParRan2.1, whole genome shotgun sequence:
- the lsm7 gene encoding U6 snRNA-associated Sm-like protein LSm7: MADKEKKKKESIFDLSKYIDKTIRVKFQGGREASGVLKGFDPLLNLVLDGTIEYMRDPDDQLKLTEDTRQLGLVVCRGTSVVLICPQDGMEAIPNPFIQQQDG; this comes from the exons ATGGCG gataaagaaaagaagaaaaaggagagcaTATTCGACTTGTCCAAATACATCGACAAGACGATTCGTGTGAAGTTTCAAGGAGGACGAGAAG CCAGCGGTGTCCTGAAAGGGTTTGATCCTCTGTTGAACCTGGTGCTGGACGGCACAATCGAGTATATGCGCG ATCCAGATGACCAGCTGAAGCTGACAGAAGACACCAGGCAGCTGGGGCTGGTGGTCTGCAGAGGAACCTCCGTTGTGCTAATCTGTCCTCAGGATGGCATGGAGGCCATTCCAAACCCCTTCATACAGCAGCAGGATGGCTAA